Proteins encoded within one genomic window of Rhipicephalus sanguineus isolate Rsan-2018 unplaced genomic scaffold, BIME_Rsan_1.4 Seq8252, whole genome shotgun sequence:
- the LOC119378405 gene encoding mitochondrial folate transporter/carrier, with protein sequence MSRLLKMSCECTGNGDHRKPASILSFLSYVKPGHLIAGVSGGVASTLAVHPFDLLKIRLAVNDGAVSSRPHYRGFLNAVVTIFSQEGIIGFYRGVTPNCIGAGASWGFYFFFYNAIKSQLSLSARNEHLGPGQHMQAAAEAGVLTLLMTNPIWVVKTRMCLQYNTSQLPDELRYKSTWDALRKIYHCDGVRGLYRGFIPGVFGVSHGALQFMAYEEMKKFYHSYYGAGSQLGTLEYLVFAALSKLFATTLTYPYQVVRARLQDQHKKYSSIADCISRTWRFEGYGGFYKGLVPNVLRVTPATAITFVVYENISKWLVNT encoded by the coding sequence ATGTCCAGATTGTTAAAGATGTCGTGCGAATGCACCGGCAACGGTGATCACCGCAAACCAGCAAGTATCTTGTCGTTCCTGTCGTATGTGAAGCCGGGTCATCTGATTGCTGGAGTATCCGGTGGTGTAGCTTCAACCTTAGCTGTACATCCGTTTGACTTGTTAAAGATAAGGCTCGCAGTGAATGATGGTGCGGTTTCAAGCCGACCCCACTACCGTGGATTTCTCAACGCGGTCGTTACGATTTTCAGTCAAGAAGGCATCATTGGATTTTACCGAGGTGTTACACCCAACTGCATCGGCGCTGGTGCCTCTTggggtttttatttcttcttctacAACGCCATCAAATCGCAGTTGTCATTGAGTGCTCGCAACGAACATCTCGGACCGGGGCAACACATGCAGGCCGCCGCCGAGGCTGGAGTTCTGACATTGCTTATGACAAATCCGATATGGGTTGTGAAGACGAGGATGTGCCTACAGTACAACACATCACAACTGCCAGATGAACTGCGATATAAGAGCACGTGGGACGCCCTGAGAAAAATATACCACTGCGATGGGGTTAGGGGCCTTTATCGAGGCTTCATACCAGGCGTCTTTGGAGTGTCGCACGGTGCGCTGCAGTTTATGGCTTACGAGGAAATGAAGAAGTTCTACCACAGCTACTACGGCGCCGGCAGTCAACTAGGCACGCTTGAGTATCTCGTCTTTGCCGCCCTCTCGAAACTTTTCGCGACCACATTGACGTACCCTTATCAGGTAGTGCGGGCGAGACTACAGGATCAGCACAAGAAGTACTCCAGCATCGCCGACTGCATATCGAGGACTTGGCGATTTGAAGGCTACGGGGGTTTTTACAAGGGCCTAGTGCCGAACGTACTCCGCGTGACCCCGGCTACTGCAATCACATTTGTGGTATACGAGAACATTTCCAAGTGGCTTGTCAACACTTAG